The nucleotide sequence TGAGAGTTATTTTATATAGCATTATATCTCATATCATTCAGTCATTCTAAAATAAATTTATTAATTCATATTCACATTAAACTTGCCTCTGGATATTACAATATATCCTGTCCAGTACTTTTATTTATGTAACAAATATAACTACTATCATCAACATTtctagaattgtaggtgaattttACATGGTAAATAAAGTCcttcatatgtgtatgtatatgtgcttAGAGGAAATTATTCTGCTCTAAAAATGCTAGACTCTCTAAAGTATTTTGATCTTTGGAttagtggattacatgttgggtttcaaacccaccagttgctctgtaagATAAAGCTCcagactttctgcttctgtaaagtaattcagtcgcagaaacccacagggtcagttaaaCTCTACCctatagggatgctatgagttgcaatcaacatgatggcagtgagtttactttttcaaatattattattattccttcaAAATTTCAATAACAGTTATTTTCAAGCTCCAAACATTactattgggtcaattctgactcagtaaccCATAAGGATGATTAGTAAATGTCTACTGTAGATTACTGAGATTTTAGATCTTTAAAGGGCTAGAAAATCTCATCCTTCGCTCATGGAGTGACTTCAATCTGCGGACATGGCCATTAGGAGCTCAACATGTGACTgaatacaccaccaggtctccttagcaATGGCAAAGATAAATCTAATCAGGCGTTTCATAGAAAAGTGCCAACTGTAGTTTCACttaaataatttaaatgaaaatattttatttcatacaGAATGAGTGAGGTAGTTTTACCATACATTTTGCCATTAGCCTATTGTAgggttaaaaacaaagataatggTGAAGTTATATAGAAAAAAATTGGTAAGAGTATAGTGCTTTTTTATTTGGATGCCATAGTTTTGATTATGTAATTTTCAAAATTTTGCACAATGTAAGCTCTGTTTTTTTGTCCTACCCTAATTATTCCCTATCTTTTTATCCAATTTGAAGTAGCTTTATCCCCTTTCTATGATATAGCATTAAGTGCCTGCCCTATCAGTAAAAAGTAAACTGCAGAATAGAAAATAACATTTGTGGGCAATTCTTGATTCTTTTCCTGCAAAATGAATCTTACCATATTTTTACTTGAAAGGGTAAAGGTCAACGGCTATTGTTTCCTTTTTCTGATGTTCAATACACtggtgtcttagttatctagtgtaaTCATGAGTGAAATACCATAAGGGGATAGTTTTGATAAActggaatttattttctcacaggttAGGACTCTAGGAGTGTGAATTCCGAGTATTGATTCTTGGATAAGCCTTTCTCTGTCTGTTGGTTCAGAATGAAGGTCATCTCCGCAGCTTCTGCTTACTTCAAGATCTCCAGGTATGTTGACATCTATCTTACTCCATCTCtactcacttgtttaacttctttTATATCTgaaataagattgatgtatgctaTACCTTACATTAATCCTGTCTCATTTTTACCTTCCACAAAACAAAATCCATTCTCCAATGGGattggagttgggctgctaactacaccaATGTGAAACCATTCTTCAGGAAAATGATGGGATTTTCTGCTCCttttgaagagttacaatctcggaaatccCCAGGGGAGTAGatctcctctgtcctccagggttgaaggcagtgtgtttggttgagATTTCATATTGATAGGTCCAGCTGAGGTTGGAACAGCATCTGGCCATTTTGAGTGTCTCCTTCCCATGATTCTCTTCAACCCTACACCTTCCCATGAGCGTCAAAGGCCACTCATTCATGTCAGAGGATATGTCAcctctccaccccttaagtgcactccacctcattcaaacTCACCGATCAGGACAGTACATGATGCTCTCCCAACCCCTGTCACCAGACTCTACCAGAGGGTTTACCTATCACTGTCACCCTCATGTTGGCACGTCTCCATTCTGCTCTGCTTCTCTGATACCGTTCCCTCTGCCTTTCtattctccctcccctcctgagAAGCATGGAAGGACAATTTGCCAATAAGGCTTGTAATCCTGTATTCGCGTTTCGGCCCATTCTGTTTTCCGTCACATAtaagttaggatttacaacatacGTATTTAGGAGGGAGGCATAACTGAATCTTTAatgttgttgtaaggtgccaccgagtcaattctgaccataAAAACTCTCCGCACAGCAGgaagaagcactgcctggtcccatgccGTTCTCACCGTTGTTGCCatgcttgagtccactgttgcagccgcttTGTCAATCCCTATCTTTGAAGGCCATCTTCTTTTCctttgccctctactttaccaagcatggtgaccttctccggggactggtctctcctgacaagtccaaagtatgtaagagaaaAATCTTGTCGTCCTTGCCTTTGAGGAACACTGTAGCTGCAGTTCTCCAATACAGTTCAGAATAGATAATAAACTGACCTGCAAGTGATTGGACAGAAAGCCCTTCAGTCTCCTTTCACTGTTGTGATTATGTCAGTACATTCTGAGGGAGAACATTTGTGTGTCTGTTAGAGAACATGGTATTTTAGCTCCTATGgtgctctcttaaaaaaaaaaaaaaactccaggaAATTTTTCACATTTTAAGCCTACCAATGCTCTGTTCCTGGGGGATGTTCAGAGGTATTTCAATTATTAATTCTCTTGAACAAGAATAATAGAGAATATCAGCCATGGTTTTGAGGAAAACATTGTTTTTCACTTACTCCAATATAATGTTGTGGGTTTTCTTTGAAACTTTCTTGTAATTTGTACTTTCCACAAATTCTTCCTTTTCTTAGGGGATGAGCTGAGGATTCGGAATTACCTGCATATGACCTTTGCTTGCCTCCCAGTTCCAATCCGTTTTACTAGCTAATGTGGGCATTGCAAACTTCTTGATTTGGCACCCAGAACATAAACAAGTTGATGTGCCCCGTGATCCGACCATACTCTTCCCTGATAGGAGCGACGTCATTCCATTCCCACTCAAGCACTTTATGTTTTGACTCCCAATCTAGAGATAAAATGTGGCTATTAGAGCAAATGATGTAGGAAAAGACAACAATAATGAGAACTCATATTATGATTGACAATTTTATTTATgattcatacaattctttttaaatcaattttcAAGGCATATTGTTAGATACTTAACAGGGCATTCTAATTCCTTGATATCCTAAGGTGAATACTAGTGcatgtttttaaacatttaaatgtAAAAGCATACGAGTTTTCTATTCATTTGCTTTTCCTGTAGTATGCATAATCATGTTCTTGGAGGCTCTTTCCATGCTGCTTTTTTGTGATCTAGATGGAAAAACCCTGAACTTCACATCTACTCTGCAGCTATTCCTGTTTCCGTTAGTATAAAAGTAAGCTTTTTCTGTTTGAAACCTCAGACCACGTTGACTTCACTTGAAATAATCAAAAATGTAGATCATCATTCTCATGATCATTCATAAACATGGAGATGCATAGGCAAGATAACTGATAATTACCCATTTTTAATATATGATTAAATTTTTAGTGTTTAATTAGGTGAAAAAGTATAATTTCTATAGATGcattcatatatttataaagtataAGCAAATAGTATATTTTTTCTGATAGCAGTGGCTAATCCATAATTTATGGAGAGAACTAGACAATTAAATGGCCCTTTTGCATCATTGGATTATGTTGCATTTGAAATTGTAATAAGATACAACTGTGTCATTTGAAAACTTATTAACTTAATAAATTGGGCAACAATAAGAACTGGTTTACTGAATCAAATTTCCTGACATTAACTTACTTTTTCATCTATTTATTAAGAACTTGTTTTGGATATccagattaaaaattaaaagaaacaactaaatttaaaaaattatcaggATTCCATGAGCACAATTTAATGAGTCTCATTTTCATTGTCCTTTTACTTTGCCAAGTGTAAAGTCCTTTTGCAGGGAATGGCGTCTCCTGGTAATCTTCCAAAATATGTGAAACAAAGACTCACtctccttgcttctaatgagcattcttgATGTACTTCCAGgaaacatttgtttgttttcctagtAGTCCATGACACTTTCTACTGCACTCTCATTAGACTTCTGGGAGGATGATGCTTCCGTTATCACTGAAGAAAGTTTCTCATAATTAATCTTTAGGGAAATTGACTTTTATCCACATTGTGAACTCATAATTGCACTTTTTTagccattttaattttttcctgtgGTTTAAAGTAATGTAATGTTATTTtcctgcaccataattcaaatgcattgactctttTGAAATCTTCATTATTtattgtccaaatttcacatgctccAGTTGAGGTTGAAATTATCATGGCTCGGGCTCAGGCCTAGGATCTTCAGGGTGACAACCTTGCTTTATTAAATTTTTAGGAGGTATCCTGAAGTAGACTTTCCCACAGAAAAAtgtcatttaatattttgactgcttattccatgagtattgattgtgaatccttgacaacttaaatcttttctttaTGTTCAACTTCCTTATTCATACAacgaagtgtcttggaattctcattctgttaaattttatccatagtttgttaggatctaCATAATCAAATacttttgcatagttaataaaacagaagtaaacttATTTGTAatgctctttgctttcagccaagatccatctaatatcaTCAATGATATCCTTCATGTTCattctcttttgaatccagcttgactATCTTGTAGTACTCTGTAGATATACTTCTGTGACTGCTGTTTAATGAGGTGCagaaaaattttaattgcatgtgatattatttaTATTGTTCATTAATTTTAGCATTCTATTTGGTCACCTTTCATTGCAACACAtagaaatatggatttcttacACTCAGTTGTCCATGAAGCTGTTTCCCAAATTTATTGGCATAGAGGACTGATTCCAGGGCCTCAGcaatcaattgaaatatttcaattgactttctgtcaattcctagagccttgtcatcaagaatcatacatgaagaaagaagtCATCAAAAGGATGGAAGAGATAATAAAAGTGgttttcagaagagactttgaaacttactCTGGGCCATAGAGATCcaagcaatttttttaaaaaaaattatgaagcaaaatagctgaacagaaattttctaaGGCCAGAGCaggcaaaataaaatataataaaatgtacaaaaacttgaagttagaaagacaaaaaagaataACATGATCAGCGTATCTGAAGATAGAAAATCTAAAGGCAATAATTAAGATTCAAGTTGAAATACTGAATGATTCTAAGGGTAAAATATTGAAGTATACTTCAAGGAGGATGAAATAAATACAGTCATGTTAGCAAAAGGGACTTGCCACTATATAAGCATTTCAAGAGTTATATGATTATGAGACAATGGTTATGAAGTAAAAAAATCCAAGTTTTATTGAAGGCATTTGTGAAAAACTAGACTTCAGGAATTGAAGGAATAACAATTGAAATTTGTTAAAAGGCTGATGACACACTGGAAAAATTTGCTTTTCTAGGCAAtgaaattcagaagacagctcCCTGGTCAACTGATGTTGACCCatacttgtgcccattccaaataaaggtgactcAATAACATGAAGAAATTACTCAACAATATAATTACTATTATatgcaagtaatattttgctgaaggTTATTAAGTAATGATTGCAGAAGTATATAAGTAGCTACAAGAAATTCAAACTGGTTCCAGAATAGGATATTTCATGAAGGACTTCATTGCTGATATATGGATTTGgactgaaagtagagaacaccaaaaaagttcttacttatattttattgataaTGCAAAAGCatcagactgtgtggatcatcacaaactatggataactcttAGCaaagtggaaattccagaacacttcattattctCATTAGTCAACTGTACGTGACTAATGACCATGTAACCCTGCAAACAGAGCAAtgagtactgcatggtttaaaattagaaaagtgTATTTCAGAATTTAGACTTTCATCTGACTTATCCAAGATGTGTGCTCAGGAAATTTCCTTGGAAGCTAGGCTATATGATGAACTTAACATTAGGATTGGACtatggctcattaacaacctgtgacacgcAGAGActcagccttgctagctgaaagtgaggaatatTCAAAGCACTTGTTTCTGAATATCAGTGATTGCAGCCCTaaccatggattacaactcaatggaaagaacatCAAAACCCTCACTCCTGGGCCAATAGACGCTATAATAAATGAAGAGATTATTAAcattgtcaagtatttcattttgcgTCAATCCAgagtcaatgctcacagaagcaataGTCATGAACCCAAATTGTGTATTGCAATGGGCAAGTGTGTTGCACAAGGCTTTAAAAAGTTTTGGAAAGGAAAATTATCACTCACGTTGATGATTAAGTTGCAtcttacccaagccatgatatttaaaATTGCCTcatctacatgtgaaatttggattatgaatgaggaaaactacagtagaaccaatgcatttgaacgaTGATATTTGCAAAGAACATCAAAAGTACTATGGACCAGTAGAAAAAATACATTTGACTCAAAAGAAGTGtaaccacaatgctccttagaagtgaggatggtgagacttcattcatctcacttactttggacaccaTGCATCATAAAGCAGATGAtttagcaaaataaataaataaggaagaccattaaGGAGATAGAATGAGGCATTGTCTGCAACAAGGTGCACACGCAAAACAGTGGtcctgagaatggtgcaggaaggGGCAGTGTTCCTTATCTGCTGTACCTAAGTTCTTACAACGAAATAGTGGTGCCTGACAACAAATCCAACAGGCTGGAAATAGTAgttgactctcatggacttgttctaattttcGTCAAATTTAGACTGAGCTTATATATGAGCAAATGATGGTGACCTTTTTCACATTGGACcaggttttgcttcattttgccTGCTGATATTGTGCTTCTCCGTCCACTCTTCCACAAATATAGTCAATTTTATCTGTATGTGTTCTATCTCGTGAGGTCCATTTGCACAATCACAATTTATGTTACTGAAAAATCGATTTTTTtgatgaagtcattggtcttaaaaAATTATATACTTCCATATCCATCAATAGTTTCCTGTCTATCACTAAGGCTTTAAttcccaatttttgcattcaaaaaTACAATAGTTATTAATACATCTTCATCTCATGAATGATGAattttggaatgaaaaagttagGAGATTTATTCAATTACTTTATCACTAGATTTAGTGAGTGGCTAGTAAATTCGGGTAATAATTGTATTTACTGAATTTCCTTGTATACTCATATATTACTCTGCCACAGAAAGCACTGAACTTCAAGACAGATAGTGAGATATTCTTATAGCTGATGAATGCAATACAATGCTTCTTAATTTTTATTCTCATCATAGTAAACAACATGATTGATTAAAAATGgctaataaataaaaaaatcaaagtcaCTTCCagtaagtcaatgctgactcttggtgacccctaagccagagtagaactgtccttgtaaaTTTGTGAGACTGTGACTCTAAGGGATGGGCAGCTCGCAGCCCGACATGATAATGACCACATCACTAATGTCCACAATCTTGATCTTCCTGTGTCCTGCTTTATTTTCGATGATTTCCAGTCTTTATGTTCCCATTATAAATAGATATTTACAGctgttcttctcattttgagttgtgccacatcagtaaatgaaggtcctgaaaactttactccatccatgtcgttatggtcacctttctttaagaaaggtcacctttctttgtattttGAGCACCTTCCAAACTCAGGTGCTCACGATCTGGTAACATTCTGCGTATATTCATTAGAGGGTTTGTACGGCAAGTCCTTCAGAAGTAACTACTCTGTTCCTCGTTTTAGTCTGTTTTTTAttgtggaagctctgttgaaatctgttcaactTAGACGGCCCTGCTTTCCAATACTGATGATAGCGCTCCTCATTTAACGGCAACACACATCCACCAAAGAACCACACACTAACAGACGAGTGGTGAAGTTTTCCTTATAAACCTTCAGTATTTCAAGTTCAGCCTTAACATATGCTTCAGTTGTTTTAACTGGAGAACTGCTGAGACTATTTTCCCCTTGTAATTTTCTAACTTGaagtctttgtacattttattatattttacttattttgtcaattttttaggtgttctcaaaattcaggtggaatatactcaaggtcttATTTGAACTCTCAGGctcattttacattttttttctagcttcaacctgaatttgcacttaagcaattgatggtctgtcctaCAGACATCCCTTGACTTGTTTTCCCTGATAGTATTGAGCTTCTGAATGCTCTCTTTCCACAGAGGTAGTCAATTTGAATCATGTGAACTCCATTCTGCAAGCGCCACCATGTATAGTGTAtgcttatgttgttgaaaaaagtgtgTTAGCAATGAAGTTATCAGTCCTGCAAAGTTCTGTCACACACAATCTCTATCTGCAAAGTCTTTATCACCAAAACAGCATCTAACAAATATTGGTTTTTCTCACTGTTGCAAATTTTTCATTCCAAATCAGGTAATTGTCAGTGCATCTTCATTGTTAAATTTTGGACTGTAAGCTTTGGTAGAATTTATCAATTAATTTTTCTAGCTTTAATAATTGATACATAAattgaaaaatagttgtattaGCTGGTTATCCTTATAAGTGTACAGATATTTTCGTATCACACAGTACTGTACTATAAGATTCATTTGAAATGTTATCTTTGAAAATAAATGTTATACCATTCATCTTGTATATGTTATTCACAGCATAGGATATAATATCTGATTCAAATTTGCCAATACCAGTGTGCTTCAGTCACTAATGCCTATGATAGTAATTATTTGTTCTACTTAATtttaacttccagttttcctgattTATCATTGTGCATTATATTTCTGCTTTTAATTAGTATTTGTacctgtttcttctcattagGGTCATACCATATCAGCAAATAAAAGTCCCTAAAGCTTTAATTAATCCATATTATTAAATTTGAATCTATATTGTGGAGGTAACTCTTCACCATTGATACTTTGACTATCATCCAACCTCAATGGCTCACATTCTGGCACTATATTAAAAAAGATTCTGCTTCCATTcagaaggttttcagtagctaatctCTTAGATGTCAAGAGTCTATTCTTTCTAGCAACTATAATTCTGATACCTCAACCAGGCAAAGTCATCACAAGAATTAAAAATTACAGACTATTACCTCTAATGCACATAGGTGCCAagactgactctctctctctctctctctctctctctctctctctctctctctctctctctctctctctcacacacacacacacacacacacacaaacacacacaccacacgcacacacagaaatgtacacaaaggggcaCATAAGCCTTCCTTCTTATCAAGATAGGTGGGGTACTTAGTATTCTCATAATTTCTTTAGTTTATTTAAACAATTAACTTCTCCCCCAAAGTAAAATTCTGTTCTTAAAAATCAGCCTCATAGTTAAAGTTCTAAAAATATTGTCTTCATTTGTGTGTGCCAGAGAGTATTGAGCCAGAAGGAGGAAACCTCTTTCCCTGCTGCGCTCTCATTAGGCTTCTGGGAGGACGATGCTGCCCTTATCGCTGAAGAAATTTTCTTATAATTAATCCTTAAGAAATTGACTTTGATCCTCATTGTGAACTCATAATTTCACTATTTTAGCCCTTTTAATTTTGATGATATTTTGAAGTAATACATTTCTTTTATAAGTTGTTTGATTATTATGGGTTGTCTGGAAACATTTGAGGATGAAGGGATGGACACCAATCTCCTAAACACAAGAACTGTTCTTTTAGTTTATTCTAAGCATGTGTTACCTGGTTTTGGAAAATAGAATGACCAATTTCAAGGGGGAAAATCACTTATAACAATTAGCAAGGTCAGTGAAAATTTTCTATTTGGTGAGTTAAATATAGTCacttattttctttcaattttaaaATTCAGCATAAAATTATTACTTCTCACTAAATAATAACTGGAAAAAGATAAGATCTAAGGTTAATTAAGTTCTTATTGTGTTCTAGCTTGATACTGGTAAATGGATTTTACTGAAAATGGTCAAATTGCCCTCTCTCAGGTTATATAATAAGGACAACACAAGAACTACATCAAATTATCAATCACTATAATTTCTCATTTTGCACACTACCCagaaattttcatttttgtaaatGTATTCTTCAAACCAAGGAAGTTACCCTGAAAATAGTGAGACAGTGTTAAACATACCACCCACTGCTGAGGTAACATACTGAGGTAACCTTTTAAACTACCTTCTCCTGCAATTTCGGAATCATCCAGATGGAAATATTGAGATGCATTAAGATTGTGTTATTTACAATTTACATCGAATATATGATTCAACCTAAGATTAATTCTGTTTTATTACAttctaattaaaaattatttaactcaCTAATATATTGTTCCTTGATATTCCATAATTGCAAATATATGTTCAACCAATATACTGAAGTACAGAGTGAATTAGACAAAATGACTTTTACTATTTAACATAGTAACTTATCTTCCATGTGAATATAAAGTTTAATAATTCAGttgtctttaatattttatatagaaTAACTATACATTATATTAAAATTATACAGTATGAAAGAAAAAGGTAAACCATTTGAAGAATGAGTTCTACATACCTAAAAAAATAATATTAGCAATAtcaaagatattttctttctctaaGATTTAAtgaagcaaaattttaaaaaatactaattGGCCTCTATTTTTTTATCCCCATTTAAAGTATTGGCACTTTAGCTTGACATTATTCCAAAGTTGAAAATGGTTgaggtcttaaaaaaaaaaacttttttaaaggaaattaaaaaaaaattctaatgGAAGTGAATGCAGGTTGTGACAATGATATTGACAAGGACATGTATGGCTGAGTTATCAAAGTATTTGATGGACAAAAATGTTGGTACTATTTTAACACTATATACACTAATAAGTCTAAATATTTTTTCAAGAGGAAGATTAACTGGAAATGgaaacactttcatacagttataAAAATGTGATGAGGGCTTGCATGTGAAGACATGCAAATCTCCTGAACCTAAATTTCTATGAATCAGTGTAGTCTCATGTGATTTGGATACAAACAGAAGTTTTGAACCATTTTAATTAATCACTAAATATTCTAGTCTATGATTTGTTGTATTTCCCCATTACTCTCCGCATGGCTCCCTTCACTTCtttgtttctgaggctataaatgaaAGGATTAACCATGGGGTTGATGACTGCATAGAACAAGGAGATCAATTTATCTCCCTCCACAGAATAATGGGACTTGGGTCTCAAATACCTTACTAATCCTGTCCCGTAATATAAGGTTACCACAGTCAGATGAGATGTACACGtagacagggctttcttcctgCCCTCAGCTGAGTCCATTCTCATGACAGTCAATAAGATCCGAAGGTAGGAGAGCATGATAAGGAAGAAGGGGAATAACACGGTGCCAGCCCCTCCTAAAGTCATCAAGGCCTCATGCAGGGATGTGTCACCACAGAAcatgtgaagaagaatgggaaattCACAGAAAAGATAGTCAACAACATAGGGACCACAGAGAGGGGGGAATGTGAAATAGAGAGGCACTATTGAGGAAAAGAAGCCAACAGTCCAGGCCCCCATAGAGAGTGCCATACACACAGACCAATTCATAATAATCAGATATCGAAGTGGGTAACAAATAGCTACATAGCGATCCAAAGCCATCACTGCCAGCAGAAAGCATTCAGTTACCTCTAGGAATAAAGTAATATAGGTCTGAAAAAGGCAGAAGTTGTAAGATATGACTTTCCTGGTTGCAAGGAAATTAAACAGCATCTTTGGAACCACAAGTGTGCTAAAAGACAAGTTGAGGAAGGCCAGGTGATAGAGGAAAAAGTACATGGGCGTCTGGAGAGAAGTGTCAAGAAGTACTAAAGTGATGACGGCTgtgtttccaaaaagatttgcCAAATAGATGAGGGAGAAGAACAAGAAGAGGGGCATCTCGGCATGCGGGCGATTGGAAAACCCGACAAGCACAAGCTCACTGATGGTGCTGGAATTTTCATCCTCCGTTTTGTCCATTAAAAATTGTCTGTTAAAGTgacagaaaagaagaaacaaaaatgaacatATGAATATAATTAGATTAAATAAAGTCATTTTATATCAATTAGGCTACTAATACCTTGAATTCACACAAAAATTCTATTGGACATTTCAGTGAAAAATTTTTATTCAAAAGAATATGATAAAATATATCTCCATATCATGATCTACAtcatgaaataaatatttttataaaaaacatAAAAACTTTAACATTCCAAGCTGACAGTTTGGAGAAactatactcatatatgtgtatacatgtatacACTAATCCTTTATATTagattattaaaataattaaaatacaatTATCCATTTATTATGGAGGCACTAATTATTGTAGAAAAATGTAAAATATCCAAAACTAAAAGTAAGAAACATT is from Tenrec ecaudatus isolate mTenEca1 chromosome 2, mTenEca1.hap1, whole genome shotgun sequence and encodes:
- the LOC142441237 gene encoding olfactory receptor 10A7-like — encoded protein: MDKTEDENSSTISELVLVGFSNRPHAEMPLFLFFSLIYLANLFGNTAVITLVLLDTSLQTPMYFFLYHLAFLNLSFSTLVVPKMLFNFLATRKVISYNFCLFQTYITLFLEVTECFLLAVMALDRYVAICYPLRYLIIMNWSVCMALSMGAWTVGFFSSIVPLYFTFPPLCGPYVVDYLFCEFPILLHMFCGDTSLHEALMTLGGAGTVLFPFFLIMLSYLRILLTVMRMDSAEGRKKALSTCTSHLTVVTLYYGTGLVRYLRPKSHYSVEGDKLISLFYAVINPMVNPFIYSLRNKEVKGAMRRVMGKYNKS